The genomic window TCATGGCAATGTGCGTTGCCCCATGATGGGCGTGCGGGCGCGATGGGAAAGTTTCCTGCCGATGAATTTGCGGTCCTGGAAAGAATAGCGCCGCTCTGCCTTTCAGCGCGCCACGCTGCCCTTTCCCAGGGCAATCTGCGGCCGGCCTCGACGCGAAACGCCGGCCCCTTTGGGGGCCGGCGTTATGGTGCGTCCTGCCGTGGGCAGGCGCGATCACATGCCGCTGTAGAGCGGGAACTTGGCGCAGAGCGCCTCGACCTCGGCCTTCACCTTGGCCTCGACCGCGGCATTGCCGTCCTCGCCGTTCGCCGCCAGCCCGTCGACCACCTCGACGATCCAGCGCGCGATCTGGCGGAACTCGGCCTCGCCGAAGCCCCGCGTCGTGCCCGCCGGCGCACCCAGGCGGATGCCCGAGGTCACGAAGGGCTTTTCCGGGTCGAAGGGCACGCCGTTCTTGTTGCAGGTGATGTGCGCCCGACCCAGCGCCGCCTCGGTCGCCTTGCCGGTCACGCCCTTCGGACGCAGGTCCGCCAGGCACAGGTGGTTGTCGGTGCCGCCCGAAACGATGTCGATGCCGCCCTTCATCAGCTCGTCGGCCATGGCCTGGGCGTTCTTCACCACCTGCGCGGCGTAATCCTTGAAGCCCGGGCGCAGCGCCTCGCCGAAGGCCACCGCCTTGGCCGCGATCACATGCATCAACGGGCCGCCCTGCAGGCCGGGGAACACCGCCGCGTTGATCTTTTTGGCGATGGCCTCGTCGTTGGTCAGCACCATGCCGCCGCGCGGGCCGCGCAGGGATTTGTGCGTGGTCGTGGTCACGACATGGGCATGCGGCAGCGGCGAGGGATGCTGGCCGCCGGCGACCAGGCCCGCGATATGGGCCATGTCGACCATCAGATAGGCCCCGACCTCGTCGGCGATCTTGCGGAACTCGGCCCAGTCCCAGATCCGGGAATAGGCGGTGCCGCCGGCGACGATCAGCTTGGGCTTGTGCTCATGCGCCTTCTTGCGGACGTCCTCCATGTCCAGGAGCTGGTCCTGCTGGCGCACGCCGTAGCTGACGACGTTGAACCACTTGCCCGACATGTTGACCGGCGAGCCGTGGGTCAGGTGGCCGCCCGAATTGAGGTCGAGCCCCATGAAGGTGTCGCCCGGCTGCAAAAGCGCCAGGAACACGGCCTGGTTCATCTGGCTGCCCGAGTTCGGCTGCACGTTGGCGAAGCCGCAGTCGAAGAGCTCTTTGGCGCGCTCGATGGCCAGGTCCTCGACGATGTCGACATACTGGCAGCCGCCGTAGTAGCGCTTGCCGGGGTAGCCTTCGGCGTATTTGTTGGTCAGGACCGAGCCCTGCGCCTCGAGCACCGCCTTCGAGACGATGTTCTCGGACGCGATCAGCTCGATCTCCTCGCGCTGGCGGCCAAGCTCCTGCCGGATCGCACCGAAAATATCGGGGTCGCGGCTGTCAAGTGCCTCGGTGAAAAAGCCGGTCCGATTCTGTTCGTTCATGCTGTCTCTCTCCTCATCCTGTCCAGCCGAGCGCGGCGGAAATGCAATTCATCGTCTGCATCAGCGCAACGGGGACGCCCTGTCCGGTCTGGTCGCGATTGTCGCGGTTGTCGCGCAGCAGCCGGATCTGCAGGTCGTGCACGCGGTCCAGGTCGGCCCGAACCCGGTCGAAGCGGGTCGCCATGATCGGGAAGCGCGCGCCGATCGGGCTGCCGCCGTTCAGGAACGTCACCGCGGCGCAGCTGTCCTCGTATTCCTGGCGGATGCGGCCGAAGATGTCGTCGCCCACCGCGCCGTCGCCGACCAGCGCCCGGTATTGCGCCGCCACCGCCATGTCGGCGTGGAACAGCGATTTCTCGGTCTCGTCCACGATCAGGCGGAAGACGCCGGAGTCCTGGACCATGCGGCGCAAGAGCTTGTCGCCCTCGGCCCGGTGGAAGCGGCGGAAGGTGGCGATGGCCGAGCCGAAGCCGTACCAGCCCGAGATCAGGTGCCGGTTCTGCGACCAGGCAAAGACCCAGGGGATCGCGCGCAGGTCGTCCAGGCTTTGCGCGCCGAAGCGGCGGGCCGGGCGCGAGCCCATCTTCAGCATGGTCAATTCCTCGACCGGGCTGGCCTGGTTGAAATAGTCGATGAAGCCCGGCCGATTCAGCAGCCCGCGATAGGTGGTGCAGCTGAGATCCGACAGCGCTTCGAGCGTATCGTTGAACTCGGGGCGCACCGGCTCGACCGCCGTGGCCAGCGACTGCGCCATGACCGACGAGGCCAAGAGCTCAAGCTCATATTGCGCGGTGCCGCGGTTGGCGTATTTCGAGGACACCACCTCGCCCTGTTCGGTGGTGCGCAGCCGGCCGTTGATGGTGCCGGCGGGCTGGGCGGCGATGGCGCGTTCGGTGGGCGCCTGCCCGCGGCTGACCGAGCCGCCCCGGCCGTGGAAGAAGATCGGCTGCAGACCGTGACCGGCCAGCACGCGGGTGATGCTGCGCTGCGCCTTTTCCAGCTCGCGGCTGGCGCAAAGGAAGCCGCCGTCCTTGTTGCTGTCGGAATAGCCCAGCATGATCTCGATGCGGCGACCCTCGATCTCCAGGCTGCGGCGGGCGACGGGCACCCGCAACAGCTCGTCGAGGATCACCGGGGCGGCCCGCAGGTCGCCGATGGTCTCGAACAGCGGCACGACGCGCAGGTCCAGCCGTTCCGGGCCGAAGCCGGCATAGCGCGCCAGCAGGAACACGCCCAGGAGGTCGTCGCAGGACCGGGTCATCGACAGGATGAACGGGCCGATGCCCAGCGGGTCGACGCCGAAGCGGGTGGTCCGCATCAGGTCCAGCAGGCTGAGCAATTCGACCGTCTCGGCCGAAAGCGCGGCCGGGTCCAGGGCCGGCAGCTCTTCCTGCACGATCTCGGCCCGCAGGCGCTGCGACCATTCCGGCGTGCCGTATTCCGGCGTTTCGGGTCCCCAGATCGAGGCCAGCGCCCGGGTGGTGACCGAGGAATTCTGCCGCACGTCCAGCGTCACCGTACGGAAGCCGAAGACCTCGGCCTGCCAGCGCAGCGGCCGGATCAGCCGTTCGGCCAGCCCGTCGGCGTCGATCGCCATCAGCGCGTCCTCGACCCGCCGCAGCTCGGCGATATAGTCGCGCACATGCGCATAGGCCGGGCCGGCGCCCGCCGCGGTCGCGGCGATGCGGCGTCCGATGGCGCTGATCGCCTGGCGGAACAGCTCGCCGGGATTGCGGTGCTGCTGGCCCTCGGGCGGCGGGGCGGCGTCGATCACCGCCTTCAGCAGCGCGCGCGCCTCGTCGGGCAGCTGCGCGATGGCGCTGCTGATGCTGAGCTGCCGTGCGGCCAGGTCCAGGCCCTGCCGGCAGCGGTCCAGCGCCGCCGCGCGGCCCAGTTCCAGCGCGGTGCGGGTGGTTTCGGTGGTGACATGCGGATTGCCGTCGCGGTCGCCGCCGATCCAGGAGTGGAACCGCAAGAGCGGCCCGGCCTCTTCGGCGCTGCCGTATTCCGGGCCGACCGCGTCGCGGAAGCGGCGCACCATGTTCGGCACCGCATCGAACAGGCTGTCGCGGAAGAACTGCAGGCCCCATTCAATTTCGTCGACCGGGGTCGGACGCTGGCGGCGCAATTCGCCGGTCAGCCACAAGAGGTCGATCTCGCTTTCCAGATCGGCGAAGAGCTGCGCCCTTTCGCGCGGCGTCCAGCGGTCGGTTTCCAGCGCGACCAGCCCGCGATAGATGCGGCGGTGGATTTCCAGCACGGTGACGCGCTTGGCCTCGGTCGGATGCGCCGTCAGCGTCGGGCCGACGTTGAGGTCCTGCACGTTGCGCCAGAAACTTTCCGGCGGCATCTGCGGGCTATGCGCCAGCACCCGGGCGAAACTGCCTTCCACGGCGGCGGGTCCCTCGCGGGTCTCGACCATGCGGCGGGCGCGGGTGGCGACGTTTTCGTCGATGATCTTCAGCAGCTGGAACCAGATGTTCAGCGCCTGCAGGCAGGCGGTGGCATCCGCGCCCTGCGGCAGCGCGACCGTCTCGCCCGAGAGCAGCGGCAGGATCCCCGGCGCGCGGCGGTCGATGACATTGCCCCACAATTCCCGCAGTTCGGACCGCAGCCTTTCGGCATAGGCGTCCACGGTCTCGTCCGACGGGCGCGGCCCGATGCGATGAAGCCCCTGCATCAGTTCACCCTGTCGCGGGGGTCGCGTCCTGCAAAGAAGTCCTCGAGATTGTCCAGGACGCGGAAGCCCATCGCCTCGCGCGCCTCGCGGGTGGCGCTGCCCAGATGCGGCAGCATCACCAGCCGGCCGCTGTTCTTCAGCGTGGGATTGATGTTCGGCTCTCCGTCGAAGACGTCCAGCGCGGCGCCGCCGATGGATTCGAAGGACAGCGCATGCGACAGCGCCATCTCGTCGATGACCTCGCCGCGGGCGGTGTTGATCAGATAGGCGTTCGGCCGCATCAGGTTCAGCCGGTGCGCGTTGATCAGGTGGCGGTTGGCCTCGCCCCCCGGGCAGTGCAGCGACACGAAATCGCATTGCGGCAGCAGTTCGTCGATGCTGTCGACCTGGGTGGCGTCGCAGCGGGCCAGGACCTCGGGCGCGACCGGGTGCAGGTTGTAGGCCAGGATGCGCATCCCGAAGCCGTGATGCGCGCGCTTGGCCATTTCCTGGCCGATGCGGCCATAGCCGACGATGCCCAGCGTCTTGCCGGTGACCTTGGTGCCGACCAGATGCGTCGGCCGCCAGCCGGTCCAGCGGCCGGCGCGCAGCTCGCGCTCGCCCTCGCCGGCGCGGCGGGCCACCATCAGCATCAGCGTCATCGCCAGGTCGGCGGTGCATTCGCTGAGCACGTCGGGGGTATTGGTCACGACGATGCCTTGCCGCCCCGCCTGTTCCAGGTCGATGTGGCTGTAGCCCACGCCGTAGTTGGCCAGAATCCGCGTTTGCGGCTTGTCCACCTCCAGCGCGGGCGCGCCGATCTTGTCGGTGACGGTGGGCAGGATTGCGTCGTATTTCCGCAATGCTGCCCGCAGATCCTCGGGTGCCAGCGGCTTGTCGGAAAGATTCAGCTGTGCGTCGAACTGTTCGGACAGCCGCGCCTCGACCGCTGCGGGCCAGCGGCGCGTGACAAGAACCCGAGGTTTCACCATCTGTGCCTCCGTTTACTGCAGGACGCGGGCGATGGTCTGGCCGATCACCGCCGGGTTTTCGGCCATGGTGATGCCGGCCGCCGACAGGATCTCGACCTTTTCCGAAGCGCTTTCCCCGAAGGCCGAGATGATCGCGCCGGCATGGCCCATGGTGCGGCCCTTGGGCGCGGTCAGGCCGGCGATATAGGCCACGACCGGCTTGGTCACATGCTCGCGGATGTAGTCGGCGGCCTCGGCTTCCTGCGGCCCGCCGATCTCGCCGATCAGGCAGATGGCATGGGTGTCGTCGTCGTTCTGGAAATGCTCCAGCACGTCGCGGAAGGACGAGCCGTTGATCGGGTCGCCGCCGATGCCGACCGAGGTCGAGACCCCCAGCCCCAGCTCTTTCAGCTGCGCCGCCGCCTCATAGCCCAGCGTGCCCGAGCGGCCGATGATTCCGATATGGCCCTGCATATAGATGTGGCCGGGCATGATCCCCAGCATGGCCTTGCCGGGGCTGATGGTGCCGGCGCAGTTCGGGCCGGTCAGGATCATGCGGCGCTCTTTCGGATAGCGGTACATGTAGCGCTTGACGCGGATCATGTCCTGGGCCGGGATGCCGTCGGTGATGCAGACGCAGTAGTTGATGCCGGCGTCCGCGGCCTCCATGATGCTGTCGGCGGCAGCCGGCGGCGGCACGAAGACCAGCGAGGCCTGAGCCCCGGTCGCCTCGACCGCTTCCTTGACGGTGTTGAAGACCGGCACGCCCTCGCAGGTCTCGCCGCCCTTGCCGGGCACGACGCCGCCCACGACATTGGTGCCGTAGTCGATCATCTCCTTGGTGTGGAAGCGGGCCATCTTGCCGGTGATGCCCTGAACGATGACGCGGGTTTCGCGATCCAGAAAAATGCTCATCAGACGGCCCTCAGGTTCGAGTTCTTCTTGACGTCGGCCTGCCATGCGGCGACGGCGCGTTCGGCGGCCTCCATCAGGGTGGTGGCGCGGATCAGGGGCAGGCCGGACTGGGCCAGGATCTTTTGCCCCTCTTCGACATTGGTGCCGGCCAGGCGGACGATGACCGGCACGTCCACCGGATCGTCGCGCAGCGCCTTGACGACGCCCTCGGCCACCCAGTCGCAGCGGTTGATACCGGCGAAGATGTTGACCAGGATCGCCTGCACGTTCTTGTCCGACAGCACCAGGCGGAAGGCCTTGGACACCCGCTCGGGCGTGGCGCCGCCGCCGATGTCGAGGAAGTTCGCGGGCTCGCCACCGGCCAGCTTGATCGTGTCCATGGTCGCCATGGCTAGGCCGGCGCCGTTCACGATGCAGCCGATGTTGCCCTCCAGCCCGACATAGGACAGGCCGCGGTCGGCGGCGCGGGATTCGCGCGGGTCCTCTTGCGACTTGTCGCGCAGCTCGCTGATCTGCGGGTGCCGGAACAGGGCGTTGTTGTCGAAGGTCATCTTGGCGTCCAGCGCCAGGATGCGGTCGTCCGAGGTCACCACCAGCGGGTTGATTTCCACCATGGTCGCATCGAGGTCGCGGAAGGCGCGGTAGCAGCCCATCAGCGTGCGCACCATCTGCTGGATCAGCGCCGGCTTGATGCCAAGCGCGAAGGCGATCTCGCGGGCCTGGAATTCGCGCAGGCCGACCGCCGGTTCGATCGCGGCGCGGACGATGCTGTCGGGCTTGTCGGCCGAGATCTCCTCGATCTCCATCCCCCCCTCGCCCGAGGCGACGATCATCACCCGCTGGCTGGCGCGGTCCAGGACGAAGCCCAGATAGATCTCGCGCAGAATCGGCACCGCGGCCTCGACATAGACGCGGTAGATGCCCTTGCCCTCGGGCCCGGTCTGATGCGTCACCAGCTTCTGACCGAACATGTTCTCGGTCACGTCCTGGATTTCGCTGTCGCTGCTGCAGACCTTGACGCCGCCGGCCTTGCCGCGGCCGCCGGCATGGACCTGGGCCTTGACCACCCAGCGGTCACCGCCCATCTCGCGCGCCCGGTAGGCAGCCTGTTCCGGGCTATAGGCCAATGCGCCGGTGGGAATGCCCACCCCGAACTTGCTGAGCAGTTCCTTGGCCTGATATTCGTGGATATCCATAAGTTCTCCTCCCTCCCCGTTACGGCCTTATTCGGCGGCAACCGCGGTGTCGTAGTGTTTCTGCAGGTTCTTCAGGACCGCGTCGGTGTCGACCTCGGCGCCGAAGTCCTTCAGGGCCTGGGCGAAGCGGGTGACGATGTCGGTGATCGACTGCTGGTTCAGCAGGTTCAGGATGCCGATGCGGACCTGGACCGGCTCGGACAGCGTCGGCCAGATGCCGAAGCCCTTGGCGCGGCAGGCCTGCACCAGCTCGGCCTCGCGGCCCGCCAGCGCGCCGGGCAGGTTCAGCACCACCAGCGAGGTCATGTTCGAGGTGACCTCGCAGCCCATGGCGGTGACGGCATCGCGCAGCGCCGCCTCGTGGAACGCATAAGACTTGGCGCGGCCGGCGACCGTCTGTTGCAGCAGGATGCGCAGCGCCTCGTGGAAGGCGGCGACGGCATAGGCGCTGTGGGTGCGGTGATAGGTGCCCTTTTCCACGTCCTTGCCGTCGATGATGCCCCAGTGCCGGGCTTCGAGGATCGGGTGATGGACAAAGGTCCGGGTGCCGGTCTTGCGCAGGCTGTCGATATAGCGGTCGTTGAACGACACCGGCGCATAGGTCAGCGGCAGGCAGCAGATGCCCTTCTGCGGGCACGAGGCCCAGCCGGCCACGCCCGGATAGTCGTCGATGCGGAAGTCCTCGACCCCCAGCGACGACACCGCGTCGATCAGGCCCATCACGTCATGCTTCTGGCAGGCTTCCGAGAAGCCCTGGATGTCGTTGATGCGGCCCGAACCGGTTTCCCAATGCGCCATCATCGCCCATTTCGGCTTGTGCTCGGCCAGCGCCGCCTCGACGATCTCGCCGGTGACGGATTGGCCGTGCGGCACGTTGACCACGACGACCGAGGCCGGTTTCGGGTCCAGCGGCGATGCCGCCAGTTCCTCGGCCGTGGCGGCCTTCATGCGCAGCGTCAGCCCGTCGATGCCCGAGAAGGTGCCGTTGACGAAGGCCACCACCTTGTCGCCGGGCTGGACGGCGCTGAACAGGACGTCGAGCCCGCTCC from Paracoccus aminovorans includes these protein-coding regions:
- a CDS encoding phosphoenolpyruvate carboxylase; its protein translation is MQGLHRIGPRPSDETVDAYAERLRSELRELWGNVIDRRAPGILPLLSGETVALPQGADATACLQALNIWFQLLKIIDENVATRARRMVETREGPAAVEGSFARVLAHSPQMPPESFWRNVQDLNVGPTLTAHPTEAKRVTVLEIHRRIYRGLVALETDRWTPRERAQLFADLESEIDLLWLTGELRRQRPTPVDEIEWGLQFFRDSLFDAVPNMVRRFRDAVGPEYGSAEEAGPLLRFHSWIGGDRDGNPHVTTETTRTALELGRAAALDRCRQGLDLAARQLSISSAIAQLPDEARALLKAVIDAAPPPEGQQHRNPGELFRQAISAIGRRIAATAAGAGPAYAHVRDYIAELRRVEDALMAIDADGLAERLIRPLRWQAEVFGFRTVTLDVRQNSSVTTRALASIWGPETPEYGTPEWSQRLRAEIVQEELPALDPAALSAETVELLSLLDLMRTTRFGVDPLGIGPFILSMTRSCDDLLGVFLLARYAGFGPERLDLRVVPLFETIGDLRAAPVILDELLRVPVARRSLEIEGRRIEIMLGYSDSNKDGGFLCASRELEKAQRSITRVLAGHGLQPIFFHGRGGSVSRGQAPTERAIAAQPAGTINGRLRTTEQGEVVSSKYANRGTAQYELELLASSVMAQSLATAVEPVRPEFNDTLEALSDLSCTTYRGLLNRPGFIDYFNQASPVEELTMLKMGSRPARRFGAQSLDDLRAIPWVFAWSQNRHLISGWYGFGSAIATFRRFHRAEGDKLLRRMVQDSGVFRLIVDETEKSLFHADMAVAAQYRALVGDGAVGDDIFGRIRQEYEDSCAAVTFLNGGSPIGARFPIMATRFDRVRADLDRVHDLQIRLLRDNRDNRDQTGQGVPVALMQTMNCISAALGWTG
- the sucD gene encoding succinate--CoA ligase subunit alpha, with amino-acid sequence MSIFLDRETRVIVQGITGKMARFHTKEMIDYGTNVVGGVVPGKGGETCEGVPVFNTVKEAVEATGAQASLVFVPPPAAADSIMEAADAGINYCVCITDGIPAQDMIRVKRYMYRYPKERRMILTGPNCAGTISPGKAMLGIMPGHIYMQGHIGIIGRSGTLGYEAAAQLKELGLGVSTSVGIGGDPINGSSFRDVLEHFQNDDDTHAICLIGEIGGPQEAEAADYIREHVTKPVVAYIAGLTAPKGRTMGHAGAIISAFGESASEKVEILSAAGITMAENPAVIGQTIARVLQ
- a CDS encoding malate--CoA ligase subunit beta, which encodes MDIHEYQAKELLSKFGVGIPTGALAYSPEQAAYRAREMGGDRWVVKAQVHAGGRGKAGGVKVCSSDSEIQDVTENMFGQKLVTHQTGPEGKGIYRVYVEAAVPILREIYLGFVLDRASQRVMIVASGEGGMEIEEISADKPDSIVRAAIEPAVGLREFQAREIAFALGIKPALIQQMVRTLMGCYRAFRDLDATMVEINPLVVTSDDRILALDAKMTFDNNALFRHPQISELRDKSQEDPRESRAADRGLSYVGLEGNIGCIVNGAGLAMATMDTIKLAGGEPANFLDIGGGATPERVSKAFRLVLSDKNVQAILVNIFAGINRCDWVAEGVVKALRDDPVDVPVIVRLAGTNVEEGQKILAQSGLPLIRATTLMEAAERAVAAWQADVKKNSNLRAV
- a CDS encoding 2-hydroxyacid dehydrogenase, producing MVKPRVLVTRRWPAAVEARLSEQFDAQLNLSDKPLAPEDLRAALRKYDAILPTVTDKIGAPALEVDKPQTRILANYGVGYSHIDLEQAGRQGIVVTNTPDVLSECTADLAMTLMLMVARRAGEGERELRAGRWTGWRPTHLVGTKVTGKTLGIVGYGRIGQEMAKRAHHGFGMRILAYNLHPVAPEVLARCDATQVDSIDELLPQCDFVSLHCPGGEANRHLINAHRLNLMRPNAYLINTARGEVIDEMALSHALSFESIGGAALDVFDGEPNINPTLKNSGRLVMLPHLGSATREAREAMGFRVLDNLEDFFAGRDPRDRVN
- the glyA gene encoding serine hydroxymethyltransferase — encoded protein: MNEQNRTGFFTEALDSRDPDIFGAIRQELGRQREEIELIASENIVSKAVLEAQGSVLTNKYAEGYPGKRYYGGCQYVDIVEDLAIERAKELFDCGFANVQPNSGSQMNQAVFLALLQPGDTFMGLDLNSGGHLTHGSPVNMSGKWFNVVSYGVRQQDQLLDMEDVRKKAHEHKPKLIVAGGTAYSRIWDWAEFRKIADEVGAYLMVDMAHIAGLVAGGQHPSPLPHAHVVTTTTHKSLRGPRGGMVLTNDEAIAKKINAAVFPGLQGGPLMHVIAAKAVAFGEALRPGFKDYAAQVVKNAQAMADELMKGGIDIVSGGTDNHLCLADLRPKGVTGKATEAALGRAHITCNKNGVPFDPEKPFVTSGIRLGAPAGTTRGFGEAEFRQIARWIVEVVDGLAANGEDGNAAVEAKVKAEVEALCAKFPLYSGM
- a CDS encoding aminotransferase class V-fold PLP-dependent enzyme produces the protein MTEATIFPQLEIPNTLAAGPGPGNTDPRVLQRFASAGVADHMQPDVLRGMIEAKLMLREVMGTKNVYTFGVAGTGWSGLDVLFSAVQPGDKVVAFVNGTFSGIDGLTLRMKAATAEELAASPLDPKPASVVVVNVPHGQSVTGEIVEAALAEHKPKWAMMAHWETGSGRINDIQGFSEACQKHDVMGLIDAVSSLGVEDFRIDDYPGVAGWASCPQKGICCLPLTYAPVSFNDRYIDSLRKTGTRTFVHHPILEARHWGIIDGKDVEKGTYHRTHSAYAVAAFHEALRILLQQTVAGRAKSYAFHEAALRDAVTAMGCEVTSNMTSLVVLNLPGALAGREAELVQACRAKGFGIWPTLSEPVQVRIGILNLLNQQSITDIVTRFAQALKDFGAEVDTDAVLKNLQKHYDTAVAAE